The following proteins are encoded in a genomic region of Porphyrobacter sp. CACIAM 03H1:
- a CDS encoding ImmA/IrrE family metallo-endopeptidase, whose translation MITDTQRSILQRHLSEVPVKLGALASELGLEVFKSPLRPGISGLIEPSHSAPSGFRIKINRHESVERQRFTLAHEISHFLLHRELIRNGVIDDTMYRSNLSSRHEIEANKLASKIVMPEAAVDMLRRKYSGHSFEEMTHLMAKDLRVSEPAMRIKLGG comes from the coding sequence ATGATTACGGACACTCAGCGATCGATACTTCAGCGGCATCTTTCTGAGGTGCCAGTTAAACTCGGCGCCCTTGCCAGCGAGCTTGGCTTGGAAGTTTTCAAATCGCCGCTGCGCCCTGGTATATCTGGCCTCATTGAGCCTTCGCATAGTGCGCCGAGTGGATTTCGGATTAAAATCAATCGCCACGAAAGCGTCGAACGCCAACGGTTCACGCTAGCCCATGAGATCTCTCATTTTCTGCTTCATCGAGAGCTGATCAGAAATGGCGTCATTGACGACACGATGTACCGCTCTAACCTGAGCAGCAGGCACGAGATCGAAGCAAATAAGCTTGCATCAAAAATCGTTATGCCGGAGGCTGCGGTTGACATGCTGCGGAGAAAATACTCAGGCCACTCATTCGAGGAAATGACTCACCTCATGGCAAAGGACTTACGCGTCTCTGAACCGGCGATGAGGATTAAGCTTGGAGGGTAG
- a CDS encoding beta family protein has translation MLKGREYVPLLYTRLAEIRAMRELPESSKNLMVPVFKLRPWLNSKELDRAVEVVEEAVGNRLYGLDLDEFKLNLNPDPSKTAATQFLQLFEKAEGYKNYYDLVASGPNRVPVFRGINDADLEIEKQIEHILHIDRGVFVRAKVGEPGSLLEIARKLAENDIDNAVFIIDCGWGRDLLVSAALASQFAQRLVNTSDKFEIVIAGSSFPDDFKGLGERFTIPAIERQLYFEVRRQVNFDALYYGDWGSTRPPTDPIPMKHVPRIDTARSTDWVCWRSEDDETYVEVAQRVITDPAWDGKLGIWGEYMVVATAEEEAVRIKAPAMAAAVRVNIHLHQQANFDNPGGLHVGDEAVGDDL, from the coding sequence ATGCTCAAGGGTCGAGAATACGTACCTTTATTGTACACGCGACTTGCTGAGATTCGCGCGATGCGTGAGCTACCCGAAAGCAGCAAAAACTTGATGGTGCCCGTTTTCAAGTTGCGCCCTTGGCTAAACTCCAAAGAACTAGATCGCGCAGTTGAGGTCGTCGAAGAAGCCGTAGGCAACCGGCTCTACGGACTTGATCTCGATGAGTTCAAGCTCAACTTAAATCCTGACCCGTCGAAAACAGCCGCTACACAGTTCTTGCAGCTGTTTGAAAAAGCCGAGGGATATAAAAATTACTACGACTTGGTCGCATCAGGACCAAATCGAGTGCCCGTCTTTCGAGGCATCAACGATGCGGACTTGGAAATAGAGAAACAGATTGAACATATTCTCCATATCGATCGCGGTGTCTTTGTTCGAGCTAAGGTCGGGGAGCCGGGCTCACTCCTCGAAATAGCGCGAAAATTGGCCGAAAACGATATTGACAACGCAGTCTTTATCATCGACTGCGGCTGGGGTCGAGACTTACTTGTCTCTGCGGCTCTTGCATCTCAGTTCGCTCAAAGACTTGTGAATACTTCCGATAAATTTGAAATTGTCATCGCAGGTAGCAGTTTTCCTGATGACTTCAAAGGACTCGGAGAACGATTTACGATACCAGCTATTGAAAGACAGCTGTATTTTGAGGTACGACGTCAAGTCAACTTCGATGCGCTCTATTATGGAGATTGGGGCAGTACGAGACCACCGACTGACCCGATACCAATGAAGCATGTTCCGCGCATAGATACCGCTAGGTCAACCGACTGGGTTTGCTGGAGAAGTGAAGATGATGAAACTTACGTTGAGGTCGCTCAGCGTGTCATCACAGACCCAGCATGGGACGGAAAGCTGGGAATTTGGGGCGAGTACATGGTTGTTGCAACTGCCGAAGAAGAGGCTGTACGAATAAAGGCTCCTGCCATGGCCGCCGCCGTCCGAGTGAACATCCATCTCCATCAGCAAGCTAACTTCGACAATCCAGGAGGATTGCATGTCGGTGATGAAGCTGTAGGTGACGATCTCTAG